TCAAAACAAATGTGGCTAGTTTTATTCAACTCACTGAACAAATGTGATATCAGGGGTGTCTTACTGAATGCAGCTTGGGATAGAAACAAAGCCTGCCTTTTAGTGCCACATGACTGAATGGAGTTCAGGCACCACTGGTTTGACATAAATTAAAGGTGAGTGTTTATTTGGGTTTGGCTCAAAATACAAGGTGACAGCAAATGGATTAAATTGATGGATGTGGAGGGAAAAATTGTATTAGCGGAACCCAAGTGGTACTAAGGAAGGTGGTTATTAAAGAGAGGGGTGAGATCCTAGGCGGAAGGTTCTGAAGGAAGCACGCATCCAGCGGAGTACTGCCAACTGGGAAGCGGGTGGGGCACACCCCTGAAGGGGCACCACCAAGGGACGCCACCTCCCGGCCCTGCCGCCCCCACCAGAACCGAACTCTGAGGCTAACTTGGATCATTAGTTGGGGCAGAGATTACCAGAGCTTCAAGGGCTTGAGGGTATGTAGGGCCAGCAAGAGGCCATTCCAAACATTTCCCTTCCTCTGGGATCTCAAAATCCCCGCCCAGAGGGGCCTGGTGGAGAATGGGTCACGCTGGAGAGCTTAGCCACCATCCATGGGCAGGTGCTACCTGGGCCCAGGAGTGGAGGTCGGGTGGGGCTGCAGGCTTGGTGGGGCCAGCTCTTTCAAGTTCAACAGGATGTAGAACCCCGGATTTTTATAGGAAACTTCCaaattttatagatttaggaaTTCAAAACAATTCAAATCAATACAGAGTTGGCCAACAAACCAGGGATACAGGCTGAGTCCAGTCTTTGAGCATCAGTTTGTAACTTCTCTACCTCTCAGGGCAGAAGTCATGTAAGGCAAGACCGTGCTTGCAGTGTCTCGGGAGTGGCGTGCCAGCCTTGTTCTCGACAGCTCGTGGGGTGCCAGCCTTGTTCTCGACAGCTCATGGGGTGCCAGCCTTGTTCTCGACAGCTCTGAGCTTTGATCACAGCTGGAGGTTTTGTGACTGCCCCAGATGAACTATGGGTTCTTTTCTGTGGCCAGACCAAGTTCTTGAAAACCTCCCTGTCCCCGTATCTTCAGGACATCACTACAGTAAACGGAATCCTAACAACTGACAAAAATAGGTCTACCTGTCTCAGCCAGAAGCTCTCACACGAGGATAATTTGAGAGAGGTTCGTTTACAAAGACAAAGATGCGGTGTAGGCAGACCGCTAGGAGTGACACAGGAACTCAGGCTAACGTCAGCCTTCCTGAGCCTTGGATGCCCCAAGGGTCCAGAGCAGGGAGAAGTCACTAGAAACTGGAAGAAGAGACAGCATCAAGCAGACCGCCTGTAGACCAGCCAGCCAGAGCTGGTGTCACTGGGAGATCTAGGTGAATATTTTGTAATCTCACCCTGCTCCTCTCCCTCACGAAGCCAGAGAACGCAGGAGCACACTGGTGGGATGTCCACACAGGTCAGACTCTGCAGGCAGGGCGGAGCTCGGGGTGGGGACTCCCTCTGGGTGGGGACCCCTCTCTGCAGCTGAGGCTGCCCTGGAAGGGGCTGGCAGCTGAGGCTCCTGGCGGCAGCATTCCCAGCAGCTGGGGCCAGAAACCCATCCTTGGAAGGGGGCCTGGGAGTCACATGGCAGTGCCCAGCACACTGAGGATGAGGGTGATGAGGAGGATAAATGTTCAGAAGTAGAAGCAATGATGCCCCTTAAAAGGCTAGGGAGACAGAGTCAGAAGGAAACCATTTTCCTTCCTGCTTCCAACCCACTTCTTCTGGCACTTTCCTGGTCTGATACACCCCCTCACCTGCCTGCTGCAGGGGATTTTGTGTGGCTCTATTTTAGGATGCGTTTCCCACTGGCTCAGTCATTCAAGGATGGCTCTTGGAGACCCATTTTAGCATCTGCACAATTTCTTTAAGTGCCACTTGCCCCCGGCCGGGTAATGGGCTCAGGATATTACAGCTGACATTGCAAATCGGCTTTCAATTTTAAAGTGTGGGAAAAAGCCTCCAAAGGGCCTCGTTGAAGTTTGTCAGCTAGTTTATGTTGTCCATGGATTTTTCACCTCCATCACCCTCACTGGTACATGAGCTCCCAGCTAGTCAAGATGAAGGCTGGCTGGCCGGGCCTGGAATGCTCCTTCCCTTGCCTGGGAGGGGGCCCGGCTAGAGGCTCAGGCCTGGATCCCAAGATCTCCAGATCCAGCCACTGGGGCCTGCCGTGGGGGGCAgtaaccccaccccccaaacccaAGTCCACCTGCAGCCTCAGAAGGCGGCCTTATTTGGAACTAGGGTCTCTGCAGACGTAGTGAGTTAGGGTGAGATGAGGTCACGCTGGACTAGGGTGGTTCTGACTCCACTGACCGGTGCCTTTATAAGAGGAGAGGACACACGGACGCACGGCAGAGGCCCTGATCACAGtgctgcagccacaagccaaggcacAACAAGGGTTACCAGGACCCCCAGCAGCTGAAGAGCCCAGGAAGGGTTTCAGGGGGCACAGAtcctgctgacaccctgatttcagacttGGGGCCTCATCGAtggtgagagaatacatttctgctgCATATGCTTCCCGCTTTGCAGGACTTTATGGAACCTCAGGAAACTACTTGAAGGAaaccagcaaacaaacaaataaacaagtcaACAGGCTACAAAACATTACAAAAAATACCATCCGGGAAGGCTGTCCAGGCATCGGGAAGTGGCCATGCCAAAGTCAAGGATTCTGTTACCGTTTAGATAAGAAATACTTATCAGAACCACAGGGAAaaaagtaactttggaaatttaaGGAATTTCCTCTGTAATGCAAATCTACATCCACACGATGAAGGCCGCAGTGTTTTAAGTTTTAGAAAGAATGGTTACAATATGAAAAATAGTCATATCAACCCTACTAGTGCTTCCTGAGTGCTACAATGCAGGGGGTTTCTCTAATCAGGTACAGGGGCCCTCTCGTTTAATAGCCTCAGCCCTAGGGGGTAGGAAAATTATTGCCCATATTTTACGGACGCAGCCACTTCACAGTAACTTGTTCATGAGCTAGCGGGAGTCGAAGGCTGGATTTGAGTGTCTTGCTCCAGAGCACATGCGACCTGCATCACAGCACACCAACCTTTACGTTAAAAATCCTTCCCCTGTAAATCCATCCCGGCTTGCCTCCAGCTGGCTCCCCTGGGGTCTGATAGCTCAGGGGTGCGGCATCTGTGGGAATTcagctctgccccccacccccacgggCTGCACTCCGTGCCAAAGCTGCCCTAGGCCGATCAACTTCCGAAAATGATTAGGACACTGGCTCACCTTCAGGATGGCGTTTGTCATTGGCTCTGTTTACATTTCCAGGTAACAAAGCAATCTGACCACAAAGAGAGAGGAAATGTTTCTCCTTTtcccattaatattttttttttaaattcaaatttgaaAGTTGTTTAGTACCTTCATGAAACAAACTCAACAAGGACCCTTACATGTACACTGTGACCAGGATAAGATGCAAGCAGAATCAGTGCAAACGACTTGGGCAAGAATAAAATCGCTGTCAAACAAGGAAGCCAAGGGCTCTGGGCTGGCCTTGAGGTAATTCAGGAAAGCACAATGTTCACTTTGCAAAAATTAAAGCTAAGACTTGATAACTGACACGTGCAATAATTTCTACCCTTGAATTTCCCCTTACTGTCAAATACACCTTGTTCCTACGCTTTTTAACTGTACTTGCAGTCATTTCTGTGAGCACTCCCAGGCTGAGACCTAATAAAGTATCATAAAATGGTCATTTCCAAATGGTGAGGATGAGACAGATACTCTAAGAGGtggttttctcttttataaagCAGCATTGGTGATTATGGGACTTAAATTTGTGTATCATCATACAAAATGACCAAACTCAACCATGCCTTAAAAGGTTTCATTTTCTCAGCCAAGAGTTCAGTCACTTTAAGAACACTGTTCAAGAGTCAAGCCCCTCACCAGGGGAACATTACTCTAATTACTGCATGTGCTCAACCAAGTTATGAAATCAGGGTACCTTCTGATGGCAGGGGTCATGGTAGTTTGAGATTTCCTTAAGCCATCAGACAGAAATTACTAGTCTTCAAATGCTACTGAAGGTCACTTTTTTGACATACACTTGTATATTTCATCAAGTACTGCTTTATGCATCTGTATCTCACACAACCACTGGCAGAATATGGTTGCTTAAGGTTTGTTGATTGACTATATAACCacattttatataattctttaatttttcttttgttattttgggGCATGTCTATGTTGAGCATCATAattcccagggcctggcacagtggCTGGCATATATTAGATGTTGAGTCATTTGTTCATTCCTGCAGGAATCAAACATTTTTTGAAGTCCTACTGCACTGTAGGCAAGGAAGTAGATATTGGGACTCTGTCCCTGAGAACAACAGATCCAGTCCCCATTTCCAGGGGGCTTAGAATCTGGGGTAGTGACTTTCAAACTGTGGGTCATGAAACCAATTTAGTGGGTCAAgaccactgtgatggttaagttcaggtGTCAGGTTGGCTAGATGATGATGTCTagtttttggtcaagcaagcactggcttgattgttacagcaagggtattttgtagatttaaatcattagtcagttgattgcatctacggctaattgcatctacaatcaacaacgAGAGAcgcctcatccaatcatttgaaggccttaaagggagaactgatgatgtCGGCAgttggaaagaagaatttctatctttacttcagtccactagcttctcctggggaattcattgaaactttcatcagagttccgaacttgtagcctgccctatggaattcgtaTTTGCCAATCTCTACGGTCATATGAGACAATTCCTATAATCaagctcataatatttacatataatacAAAGGTCCAAATATTGGAATGAAATACAATAGAAAACATAAGAGTGTATTGTATGATAGAAAGGTAGCCTGtattttgtaaaaatgttttagGTTTATGTACGTGTGTTAGTGTGTGCGTTTCTTACCATGGGTCCCAGGCAGAGGAGAGCTGGAAGAGTTTAGCAGGAAAAGATCTGCAGTGAGCAGATAAATGCATGAACTGAATGGAGAATGGCACTCAGCTCTCCCTCTATGAGCTTCAGTCCCAGCATTCATGTGGGGAAATGACATGAAAACCTGCCTCTGGGAGGGCCATTTCATGCTGCATTTGGGTTCCGTCCATTAATATGATTCGTGATCACCTACTGATTTCcttcaattataaaaatactattttgtcATATGATCTTGGCtccagaagatttttttttccgaTTGTTGCACTATCGATTCATGTGTTTATGCAATACAGTAAACAGTGGGAAAAAACGGTCGCACCGTCCCCCGAGTGGGGCAATGAGCAGTGGAGGGAGACAGGCTGAAGGTGCAGCATCTCCCCCCAATCCCCGGGTCCTCGGGAACCAAGTGTACCCCCGAGCCTGAGCCGGGCCTCACCAGCGGCCCCTGCTGAGCCGGGAGACGCTGCCCTCGGCCCTGTGCTCGGTTTTCTGTGGAACCTGAGCCCTTGCCTGAGCCCATGCCCTGCGGAGGATGGACCCAGGCCCCTCAGGGAGAGGAGTCACAGGCCGGCTGTGTGGGCACTTCCTGGGTGTCGGGAAGCCGGCCCTGCTGAGAGTCACCAGCTCAGGTAGAGGACCCTGTACTTTCTGCTGAGAAGGGCCCCTAAGCCTAAAAGACCTTCTTCTAATGCTTCTGAGGCAGCCCGTGGAGACTTTCAACATGTACTCAGTTTTGCTCGGACTTCAGATTAAAaacgaagttctgatacgtgTGACAGCGTGGATGAACCCCGAAGACATCATGCTGactgaaatgtcagacacaaaaagacacatattgtatgatgtcactgatgTGGAATAATtcgaataagcaaattcagagagtcagaaactaggatacaggtcaccaggggccggggtggggatagggaatggggagttgatgcttaaaatgtacagtttctttttggggtgatggaagggTTCTGGTAATGGTTGCTGGTGAAGGCAGCACAGcactgtgaacacaattaacaccactgaattatatatttgcatgtggctaaaaggggaaattttaggttgaatacctgttattagaataaaagtttaaaaggaaCAACATAGGACGGTggaccctattgtaaatgatgaaccttattgtaaatgatggactatatatagttaatagcacaactGCAAAAaccttctttcatcaattgtaacaaatgtaccccaCTAATGCCAGGGGTTAATAATCAGGGGAGGTATGTggcaactctgtattttctgcgtGATTTTTTTTGTAAACGTAATTCTTCTCTaaagataaaaactaaaaatgacaaGAGCTAAAGATTTTGAGAAAACAGTCTCTGTTTAAGGTTTTTCACTTGTCTTGAGATTCTCTGTTCCCTGAACTAGTATCGTTCGTGTACCCCTGTCTCAGTTTTGCTTCTACAGGTACCAAGCATTGCAttatttagtatattttatttgaatgacttgctttaaaaatctttacaGTTGATTTGTTCCAAGTCCAAATATCCATGAAATGATATATTCAATGTGCTGACCTTACATTTTTCTTAACATGCAATTAGAATATATCTAACCAATAATATAAAAGCAAAGCTTTAAAGCAGACCTAGCAAGATATTGACATTTGTCCATCTTGGTGGTGGGTATATGGGTGTTCACTGTACAATTATTTCTACTCTTCTGCTGGTTTGAAAATGTTCATCATACAGTGCTGGGCAAGGCTTACCCACGTTCTTTGTCATTTCTGCTGCTCCCACTGGTGGCACCCTTCTTCAGCTATTTCCAAGTTGTGTGTGCCACCTCCACATTCTTCCTCATTTAACACATTCTTTGAACTCACGGCTGCCGTGACCTGGAATAAACGTTCCAGGTCTGGATCCCGTGGGCCTATTGCTGGCTCTCCAGGCTCCCATCTGCCTGGCTTCCACCGCTGGACCGTGCTCTGAGCGTGGACCCTCCCCAGCCTTGGCTCTGGGAGTGGACGGGCCCGGGGGCTCGGTTCCAGCCTCCCCCGTGAAGACAGCAGCCGCCAGCCCAGGGCCCTCCGCCCTGTCATCTGGGGTCGGCCCCGGCCCAGCTCCTGGGTGGCTTGGGCCCCTGCCCGTCACACCACCACAGCCTCCACCCAGGCTGCTCGGGCAGCAGAGGGCCTTGGGGGCAGTGCTGGGCCAGAGCTGTGCGGTCTGCGGGTGGACCTTATAAATGCAGAGACAGGACGCAAGTGACCCCAGCCCCACTACCCTGGCTCTATTCCTCCTTCGGCCTCCTTTACTGCACAGCATTGATCATTCTACTCGAGGCAGGTTTCTCTCCTGGGACTGCTGAGGTTTCCTTAGAGTCTGAGTGATCAGGCGGCCAAGTCGTTCACGATCCTAGAAGCCAGTCTCTCCAGACCCATGAGGCAGACCGGAGTCACCAGCACAAGCTCCCAACGGGCCCTGGGTGAGTCTCCCAGCATCCCccggcctcactttcctcatctgtataatggggatGATGGCAGTAAAAACCACTCATAAGAAGACAAAGAGggttatttatgtaaatatttgcaaagtgcTCAGAGCAGCGCCTGGCAGAAAAGTGCAACACAAGGTTTGGCTTTTTTTATCATTTGACTTCTGACATTCACCTTGATACTTTCCTGGCATTATTTGCAGTGGTAAACTTACAGGCTCCAACTCAggcaagaggagagaaagagcccattgcttttttttttcttcttcttttcttaattAGCTATGGGTACGTCTCCTTATTTTTCACTGTGCAATTAGAAACGTGCTGATTGTCAATTCCAATAGATCATACCATAAATTTAgtcagaattataaaaattaaaaaaaatagcccGTTGCTGGCACCTGCCTCGCCCTCTCCTCAGTTCATCAGCTGTTCCTCCCGTCATCCTCACAGCATCCTGCAGGGAGGGCATTGCGATCCCGACttccagaaataaaatataataaaggcTTACTGCAATCACACAGCTTCTCAAAGGTGACTTTCAGGTGAAGTCAGAGCCAGGATGTGAAGGCCGGGCTACCTCGTTTTGAAACCTGTGCTCTTCTtatcttagcttttttttttaattcacgtTTTATTGAAGTTGCACTTTAGTTTTTAATAAATAGAATTTGATCCTGCTTTAAGAATTGCACAAATTGCCCCTCAATACTAAacatctgagttttctttttattttgcaaaatccAAACGCTAATTTCCCTGTAAACGTAACATGATTTACAAATAAGTATTTCccagcttttttaaaattttggtgacTCTGGATTGTTCTGCTGGGTGTTGAAAACcgtcatcttaaaaaaataattgcattcTTGACTTAAAACTTGGCTACGAATACCCACCAAGATAGAACATGGCAATTCTCCTTTATGTTGATTTATGTTACTTCTCAGGTCTCATTTCAGAATCTGCGTAGTGGAGCCACCGACCAGCAATTTCCCTCTTTAGATTACTCATCTCTTTAAGGTAAGTGAAGAACCTGCACCGTGAATCGGAATTTTCTGAAAGACCTCCATTAGATTTAGTTTAtggaggaaataaaagacttccaGGTAAAACACTGAGGTGTGGATCATTCCTGTATTTTTCCAAGCCTGGAATATTGCATCTGCACCTTGCAGTTGCTCCTTATCAATGGTTTGTGCAAGGAAACAAATGCATCCTGGAGGATGCCCTCCTTCTGCCAAATTGAAGATGTGCTGATAAACTCTGGCAGCTCTAGAGAAGAATAAAAAGGGATGAATTAACTGAGGGCTGGGCTGGTTCCATGGAAAGTGGAAGAAATTTACAGTCAGGATCTAGTGACAAGTCCTGATGTCTCTTattcccagctctgtgaccttgtgCATTTTGAGACtgcttggagcctcagtttcctcatcaatggCAGGTGACACCAGCACAGGCATCAGGAGCTCCCTtgggaaggaaacaaaatgtTGTAACTGAAACAGACTTGTCAAACCTTCCTTCCAGCAGATGAAAATGTGGCAATGTGCTGGTGCAGCTCTCCCATCTCCACCCCGGAAGCCACGTGCAAGAAAGCCCAGCTGCCATGGCAGGCCAAGCCTTGGGGCAGCACTCTGTGCTCACAATAGCTGCCTGAAATCTGGCAGACTTCTCACCATCTCCAAGGCTTTGTAAATGTTACGTCACGGGGTTTGGGGCTGTaactaaaaatgttcaaatttataCACTGTACTTTCAGAAGTCTAATATATTTACAAAACAGTGGGTAATAAATGctatttagaaattaagaatGATTTGCTCTGTATCatacatgctgtttttttttggggggggggtttcACTGAAGAATGTGTCTTTATTGAAGAGTTCGTAAGAAAAAAGGATGGACCCTCTGTAAAAAGAGGAGATGTTGCCTCCAAACAGCAGGGAGGAATGAGAGACCTGGGAGGTTTCCCAGAAGTCAGTGTTTCCGGCATGTCTGGCCCCCCTTTCCTGGCAAGCACTATACTGTGTCAGACCACAGCTAGCAATTCCTACCCacgcccctccccacctctcctccTTCCACCACTCCACCCCAACCCTGGACTCCCTTTCTGAAGGCCCGGGGACAGATGTGTCAGGCTTGCCTCCTAATGGAGTCAAAGTGAGTCTTTCTCGGGGAAATTCAatcaggaatgtaaaatggtttgaGTGCTTTCTAGTCCAACCAAAGACAATTACATCCTGCCCCTTTGCAGGGAAAGGGAGTAAAGAATTTCCCTCCTGAATGTGTACACACTTGTGGGGCAAATGGACTGTATCACAGTCTGCTCTTTATTAGCATGAAGAATGGAAACAAGGTTAGAAGAATATATAACATCTGTGTTAAGGAGTCACTGAGTTCTACAGGGCAGAGAGAGCACTGAGGCTTTCCAATTCCAACAAGTGCTCCTGGTGGCCCCTCTGAAGTCCCGAGAATGGTCATTCCTCTCCAGCTGGGAGATTGTCCTCAATCCGCCTGATGAACCTCATTCGGATTTCTGTCACACCATCCCCTTTCAGGGTGTCCTGGACAAACTTGGCCTCCACAGCCATCTGGACCATCTCCAAGGCTCCCCGCAACACCCCACACAAGAGATTGGAATAAATAAGGGAGGAGTGGTTATCAGGAAGTTCCACGAAGTCCACCAAGGGGTTATTTTCCAAAATTAGGGAGAATTCGTCACCAGCTGGACTCCAATTGGTGATGCTTGGAG
This window of the Choloepus didactylus isolate mChoDid1 chromosome 23, mChoDid1.pri, whole genome shotgun sequence genome carries:
- the LOC119519496 gene encoding trafficking protein particle complex subunit 3-like; amino-acid sequence: MGYNIGVRLIEDFLARSNVGRCHDFRETADVIAKVAFKMYLGITPSITNWSPAGDEFSLILENNPLVDFVELPDNHSSLIYSNLLCGVLRGALEMVQMAVEAKFVQDTLKGDGVTEIRMRFIRRIEDNLPAGEE